The following coding sequences lie in one Amycolatopsis cihanbeyliensis genomic window:
- a CDS encoding NADPH-dependent FMN reductase — MIENRLRVAVIIGSIRKDRFGPIPAGWIAAEASKRSELDVDVIDLASAFLPEVLGDGGAAPQAVQDLAPYLASADGFVMVTPEYNHSVPASLKNAIDWYVDEWKAKPVAFVSYGGIAGGLRAVQQLRQILPSLHATTIRDTVSFHDCWDLFDVEGQPVDVEGCNAAAKVMLDQLIWWAQALRDARAARPYDG; from the coding sequence ATGATCGAAAACCGTCTGCGGGTGGCGGTCATCATCGGCAGTATCCGTAAAGACCGCTTCGGCCCCATCCCAGCCGGCTGGATCGCCGCCGAGGCAAGCAAGCGCTCCGAACTCGACGTCGACGTCATCGACCTCGCCAGTGCCTTCTTGCCCGAGGTACTCGGCGACGGGGGCGCCGCACCACAGGCGGTTCAGGATCTGGCGCCGTATCTGGCTTCTGCGGACGGGTTCGTCATGGTGACGCCCGAGTACAACCACAGTGTTCCCGCGTCGTTGAAGAACGCCATCGACTGGTACGTCGATGAGTGGAAGGCCAAACCCGTCGCCTTCGTCTCCTACGGCGGCATCGCCGGGGGACTGCGCGCCGTGCAACAGCTGCGCCAGATTCTCCCCTCACTGCACGCCACCACCATCCGCGACACGGTGAGCTTCCACGACTGCTGGGATCTGTTCGACGTCGAGGGCCAGCCCGTCGACGTCGAAGGCTGCAATGCCGCGGCAAAGGTGATGCTGGACCAGCTCATCTGGTGGGCACAGGCGCTCAGGGACGCTCGCGCGGCACGCCCCTATGACGGCTGA
- a CDS encoding MFS transporter: protein MSAPVLPVPGQRAGWREWTGLAVLALPTLLISMDLTVLYMALPQLSADLGPSSTEMLWIVDIYPFVIAGFLVTMGNVGDRIGRRKLLMIGASAFGIASLLSAYSTSPEMLIGARALLGVAGATLQPSTLSLISNMFKDAKQRASAIGLWATAFTVGAIVGPVIGGILLQSFWWGSVFLLGVPVMVLLLVAAPILLPEYRAPKAAGRIDLTSVALSMAAILPIVYGFKEIARDGWGVLPIAMIVAGLGVGWVFVRRQRGLVDPLVDMKLFSSRAFSGALTMMLLMLVTLSGLTMFFTQYLQLVEGLSPFVAGLWMIPFVGGTLVGVNLAPLLVRKLKDSHVISGGLLFSAVGFLILTFVGASSGALMLAIGATIVTLGMAPLMVLGTGLVVGSAPVERSGSAAAISETSNELGMALGAAMLGSIALAVYRGQVDGSVLAGAPDQAAETAGDTLAGATTVSEQLGSGVLGVAREAFTNGFNVASGVSALIMIGLAAIGLTLLRNANVSGSGEPEGTGDAADEAAPPDLVEEKLTT from the coding sequence ATGTCTGCACCTGTTCTCCCGGTACCCGGCCAGCGGGCCGGATGGAGGGAATGGACCGGGCTCGCCGTGCTGGCGCTGCCCACTTTGCTGATTTCCATGGACCTGACCGTGCTGTACATGGCGCTGCCGCAGCTCAGTGCGGATCTTGGACCGTCCAGCACCGAGATGCTGTGGATTGTGGACATCTACCCGTTCGTGATCGCGGGGTTCCTGGTCACGATGGGCAACGTCGGCGACCGAATCGGACGCAGGAAACTGCTGATGATCGGGGCCAGCGCGTTCGGCATCGCCTCATTGCTGTCCGCGTACTCCACCAGCCCGGAAATGCTGATCGGGGCGCGGGCACTGCTCGGTGTCGCAGGCGCGACGCTGCAGCCGTCCACTTTGTCGTTGATCAGCAACATGTTCAAGGATGCCAAGCAGCGTGCCAGCGCGATCGGCCTGTGGGCAACCGCCTTCACCGTCGGCGCCATCGTCGGTCCGGTTATCGGCGGGATCCTGCTGCAGAGCTTCTGGTGGGGTTCGGTGTTCCTGCTCGGCGTGCCGGTGATGGTGCTGCTGCTGGTGGCCGCACCGATACTGCTGCCGGAGTACCGTGCGCCGAAGGCCGCCGGCCGGATCGACCTGACGAGCGTCGCCCTTTCCATGGCCGCCATCCTGCCGATCGTCTACGGCTTCAAGGAGATCGCCAGGGACGGCTGGGGTGTGCTACCGATCGCCATGATCGTGGCGGGCCTTGGCGTCGGGTGGGTCTTCGTGCGAAGGCAGCGGGGCCTGGTCGACCCGCTGGTGGACATGAAGCTGTTCTCCAGCCGTGCTTTCAGCGGTGCGCTGACCATGATGTTGCTGATGCTGGTCACACTGTCCGGGCTCACGATGTTCTTCACCCAGTATCTGCAGCTGGTCGAGGGACTGTCGCCGTTCGTGGCCGGTCTATGGATGATCCCGTTCGTCGGCGGCACCCTTGTCGGCGTCAACCTGGCACCGCTGCTGGTGCGCAAGCTGAAGGATTCCCACGTCATCTCGGGCGGACTGCTGTTCTCGGCCGTCGGTTTCCTGATCCTGACCTTCGTCGGGGCGTCGTCAGGGGCGTTGATGCTGGCCATCGGCGCCACGATCGTGACGCTCGGCATGGCCCCGCTGATGGTTCTCGGCACCGGGCTCGTCGTCGGGTCCGCCCCGGTCGAGCGGTCCGGTTCGGCCGCGGCGATCTCGGAGACCAGTAACGAGCTGGGTATGGCGCTTGGCGCCGCCATGCTCGGCAGCATCGCGCTCGCGGTCTACCGCGGCCAGGTGGACGGCTCCGTCCTGGCCGGTGCGCCCGACCAGGCGGCGGAGACGGCAGGCGACACTCTCGCCGGCGCCACCACCGTTTCCGAGCAGCTCGGCAGTGGTGTGCTCGGTGTGGCCAGGGAAGCCTTCACCAACGGGTTCAACGTCGCATCAGGTGTCAGCGCTTTGATCATGATCGGTCTTGCCGCCATCGGCTTGACCCTGCTCCGCAACGCGAACGTCAGTGGTAGCGGTGAGCCCGAAGGGACGGGAGACGCCGCCGACGAGGCGGCTCCTCCCGACCTCGTCGAGGAGAAACTCACGACGTGA
- a CDS encoding SDR family NAD(P)-dependent oxidoreductase: MSQICEGRVAIVTGGGRGLGRAHAHALASEGAAVVVNDIGAALDGSKAQDSPAGGIAQEVADEIRQAGGQAIANTDDVTSWAGAERLVQSAVAAFGRLDALVCNAGNLLDRDLVDMSQQDWELVISVHLNGHAAPLHHAARHWRAVAEETGEPSGGRAVLTTSTAGIWGAAGRTNYNSAKAGIVLLGRSAALELARYGVCVNVIAPYARTRMTISLAPDLAQVPPPDRFDPWDPGNVSPLVVWLCSAEAAPVTGEVFEIHAQHIGIIEPSRHGPRTEIEGRGKPTELGQLVERLLAERSEAAH; the protein is encoded by the coding sequence ATGAGCCAGATCTGCGAAGGCCGGGTAGCGATCGTCACCGGCGGAGGCCGCGGGCTCGGCCGGGCGCACGCGCATGCGCTGGCGTCCGAGGGCGCCGCCGTGGTGGTCAATGACATCGGCGCCGCCCTCGATGGCTCGAAGGCGCAGGACTCCCCCGCCGGCGGGATCGCGCAGGAGGTCGCGGACGAGATCCGGCAAGCGGGCGGGCAGGCGATCGCCAACACCGACGACGTCACCTCATGGGCCGGCGCCGAGCGCCTCGTCCAGTCGGCCGTCGCCGCGTTCGGGCGGCTGGACGCGCTGGTCTGCAACGCGGGCAACCTACTCGATCGTGACCTCGTCGACATGTCGCAGCAGGACTGGGAGCTCGTGATCTCGGTCCACCTGAACGGGCACGCCGCCCCGCTACATCATGCGGCAAGGCACTGGCGCGCGGTCGCCGAGGAGACGGGCGAACCGTCCGGTGGACGCGCGGTGCTCACCACGTCGACCGCGGGCATCTGGGGCGCCGCCGGGCGAACGAACTACAACAGCGCCAAGGCGGGCATCGTGCTCCTGGGCCGTAGCGCGGCACTCGAACTCGCTCGCTACGGGGTGTGCGTCAACGTCATCGCGCCGTACGCGCGAACCCGCATGACGATCAGCCTCGCCCCCGACCTGGCGCAGGTGCCGCCGCCCGACCGGTTCGACCCATGGGATCCGGGGAACGTATCGCCGCTTGTGGTCTGGTTGTGCTCCGCGGAGGCCGCGCCCGTCACCGGCGAGGTCTTCGAGATCCACGCTCAGCACATCGGGATCATCGAGCCGTCGCGGCACGGCCCGCGGACCGAGATCGAAGGTCGCGGGAAACCCACCGAGCTCGGCCAACTGGTCGAACGCCTGCTGGCCGAGAGGTCCGAAGCGGCACATTGA
- a CDS encoding AfsR/SARP family transcriptional regulator, producing the protein MGARFAVLGPVEVVVGSSDLTPTAPKLLQLLAMVVLRAGKQVQTDAIVEELWPGAPPQSARTTVQTYVYQLRRIFESGGLADRGEDVLVTKATGYMLRVDPEQIDMFVFQRLCQEGREALRRHRYAETADLFRSGLSLWSGPPLENVKCGARLAAFSVDLKEQRRYARYLRIEAEIEVGMYRELVGELRSLIATDPLDEELHGQLIRVLDRSGRRSDALDAYRNLRITLNEELGLDPCADVQQLHHDLLSADRLVS; encoded by the coding sequence GTGGGGGCGCGTTTCGCGGTGCTGGGGCCGGTGGAGGTCGTGGTGGGGAGCTCCGACCTTACGCCGACGGCACCGAAGCTGTTGCAGTTGCTGGCGATGGTCGTCCTGCGGGCGGGTAAGCAGGTGCAAACCGATGCGATCGTTGAGGAACTATGGCCAGGGGCGCCGCCGCAGAGTGCGCGGACGACGGTGCAGACGTATGTGTATCAGTTGAGAAGGATCTTCGAGAGTGGTGGGCTTGCGGACAGGGGCGAGGACGTCCTGGTCACCAAGGCGACGGGGTATATGTTGCGAGTCGATCCTGAGCAGATCGATATGTTCGTGTTCCAGCGGTTGTGCCAGGAGGGTCGGGAGGCTTTGCGCCGTCATCGTTATGCGGAAACGGCGGACCTCTTTCGGAGTGGGTTGTCGTTATGGTCGGGTCCTCCGCTCGAGAACGTGAAATGCGGAGCTCGGTTGGCGGCTTTTTCGGTGGATCTGAAGGAGCAGCGACGTTATGCGCGGTACCTTCGGATCGAGGCTGAAATCGAGGTCGGGATGTATCGTGAGCTGGTCGGGGAGCTACGCTCGCTGATCGCAACCGATCCGCTCGATGAGGAGTTACACGGTCAGCTGATCCGGGTGCTGGATCGTAGTGGCCGCCGCAGCGACGCGCTGGACGCCTATCGCAACCTCCGGATCACCTTGAACGAGGAACTGGGCCTTGACCCCTGCGCTGACGTGCAGCAACTGCACCACGACCTGCTCTCGGCCGATCGCCTGGTGAGCTGA
- a CDS encoding ATP-binding protein — translation MFPLVGREESLSELSRALDDTQHGRGGCVVVEGVAGIGKSRLLDALVAQAHARDFVVVRAQACELDSLVPARALRGLFEAGGPLGKASALGLVSSVQDPGALVAEVRARLDGWAARRPVLVALDDAHWADEVTTLMLRVLVNAPPARPVIWLLTRRPVPAGGRAQASIDHLLTQGAGLHRLGPISPKATADMCTNLLAAEPDAEVVELAARCNGNPFLLEGLLTAAWIAGRVRVVEGTAVLAGAEGLPDGFVAVVDQYLLTLSAETRRMLSAASVLGRPFTVHEVAVLTGCDIPELLAMTTEAIHAAVLVGDGLELTFRHDLIREALYVGLPGPVRSALHREIAAVARRERRSPGEAAEHLIRSGHVAGEDGAEVLRLVVEQMGPAAPNTAADLIIRMLDLFGPGEAGRAPFVAEAVRLLATAGRGVEATALAEGRLRNGVEDIEQAQLLLAVSEALLGISASAQVVEYTTRALGKASTPDAVKTDLLALQARGLLGRQDFGSADRVALQAIERSSGGRSPAAECTGIAVRGLVARAAGELDRSLKLARESVRIADQAGDEALRRHTRLDLCQVLTTADQFEEAESVCASGQRDADRLGTAWPRPLYRLYRAELRMAAGLLDDAWKDADSALGTAERINSVGALVRLMALLARLSIHRADLDMAEDYLRRAAQVRGDDQDGDFVEVIWALTELSDAKGRPDLALDRLADAGPTGARWLGRSLLVHEPRAAAQVVRMASRTGRIADAEAAAECASELAERNPASTSLVGSAAHAMGLLHEDIDELARAVKVFWGGPRPLATASALEDLAVARHAAGHRSDVSRLVVQAEVLYDSSRSQRDTKRVRSRLSALGVRGKRREDADRARQGWASLTPSELRVIRLVAHGLTNREVAGELRLSPHTVDSHLRRCFAKLGVSSRVDLTRHVLAREAGHHGIA, via the coding sequence ATGTTTCCACTGGTGGGAAGAGAAGAATCGCTCTCCGAGTTGAGCCGTGCACTCGATGACACTCAACACGGGCGGGGCGGTTGCGTCGTGGTCGAGGGCGTCGCCGGCATCGGCAAAAGCCGGTTGCTGGACGCCCTGGTCGCGCAGGCCCATGCCCGCGATTTCGTCGTTGTCCGCGCTCAGGCTTGTGAGCTGGACAGTCTCGTTCCGGCACGCGCGCTGCGTGGGCTGTTCGAGGCAGGGGGGCCGCTGGGCAAGGCCAGTGCGCTTGGCCTGGTCAGCTCCGTGCAGGACCCAGGCGCACTGGTCGCCGAGGTCCGTGCCCGCCTTGACGGCTGGGCTGCCCGCAGGCCCGTGCTTGTCGCGCTGGACGATGCGCACTGGGCGGACGAGGTAACCACACTGATGTTGCGGGTCCTGGTCAACGCGCCGCCCGCGAGGCCGGTGATATGGCTGTTGACCCGCAGGCCTGTCCCGGCAGGGGGCCGCGCGCAAGCCAGTATCGACCACCTGCTGACTCAGGGCGCAGGCCTGCACCGATTGGGACCCATTTCGCCGAAGGCCACGGCCGATATGTGCACCAACCTCTTGGCTGCGGAACCCGACGCGGAGGTAGTCGAGCTTGCCGCCCGTTGCAACGGCAACCCGTTTCTGCTGGAGGGGCTGCTCACCGCGGCCTGGATCGCGGGGCGAGTGCGCGTCGTCGAGGGCACAGCGGTGCTCGCCGGTGCGGAAGGGCTGCCGGATGGCTTCGTCGCCGTGGTGGACCAGTATCTGCTCACCCTCTCGGCCGAGACTCGGCGGATGCTGTCCGCGGCGTCCGTGCTCGGCAGGCCGTTCACGGTGCACGAGGTCGCCGTGCTGACCGGCTGCGACATACCGGAGCTGCTCGCGATGACCACGGAGGCGATCCATGCCGCTGTTCTGGTTGGCGACGGCCTGGAGTTGACTTTCCGGCATGACCTGATCAGGGAAGCCCTCTACGTTGGGCTGCCCGGTCCGGTGCGCTCCGCGTTGCACCGCGAGATCGCCGCGGTCGCGCGCCGTGAACGCCGTTCTCCCGGGGAAGCTGCCGAGCACCTGATCCGCAGCGGGCACGTCGCTGGTGAGGACGGTGCGGAGGTACTCCGGTTGGTCGTCGAACAGATGGGACCCGCGGCGCCCAACACGGCGGCGGACCTGATCATCCGGATGCTGGACCTGTTCGGTCCTGGCGAGGCAGGGCGAGCGCCGTTCGTCGCGGAGGCGGTACGGTTGCTGGCCACCGCGGGGCGGGGGGTCGAGGCGACGGCGCTCGCCGAGGGGCGGCTGCGCAACGGAGTCGAAGACATCGAGCAGGCGCAGCTGTTGCTGGCCGTGTCCGAGGCATTGCTCGGGATCAGCGCCAGCGCCCAGGTCGTCGAGTACACCACTCGTGCGCTCGGCAAGGCGAGCACACCCGATGCGGTCAAGACCGACCTGCTCGCGCTACAGGCTCGCGGCCTGCTCGGCAGGCAGGATTTCGGTTCGGCCGACCGGGTGGCCTTGCAGGCCATCGAGCGCTCCTCCGGCGGGCGGTCCCCGGCGGCGGAGTGCACCGGAATCGCGGTGCGCGGCCTGGTCGCCAGGGCGGCAGGCGAACTCGACCGGAGCCTGAAGCTGGCAAGGGAGTCCGTTCGGATCGCCGATCAGGCAGGGGATGAAGCGTTGCGGCGGCACACCAGGCTGGACCTCTGTCAGGTACTGACGACAGCCGACCAGTTCGAGGAGGCCGAATCGGTATGCGCGAGCGGGCAGCGCGATGCCGATCGGCTCGGCACGGCTTGGCCGCGGCCGCTTTACCGGTTGTATCGAGCGGAGCTGCGGATGGCCGCGGGCCTGCTGGACGATGCATGGAAGGACGCGGACTCGGCACTGGGCACCGCGGAGCGGATCAACTCGGTTGGTGCGCTGGTGCGCCTGATGGCGTTGCTCGCACGTTTGTCGATCCACCGAGCCGATCTTGACATGGCGGAGGATTACCTGCGCAGGGCCGCGCAAGTGCGTGGCGACGACCAGGACGGCGACTTCGTGGAGGTCATCTGGGCGCTCACCGAGTTGAGCGACGCGAAGGGCCGTCCCGATCTCGCGTTGGACAGGCTGGCTGATGCGGGCCCGACCGGCGCAAGGTGGCTGGGACGATCGTTGCTCGTCCACGAGCCGAGGGCGGCGGCCCAGGTCGTGCGGATGGCATCGCGTACCGGCAGGATCGCGGATGCGGAGGCCGCGGCCGAGTGCGCGAGCGAGCTCGCCGAGCGTAACCCTGCCTCGACGTCGTTGGTCGGGTCGGCTGCGCATGCCATGGGACTGCTGCATGAGGACATCGATGAGCTGGCAAGGGCGGTCAAGGTCTTCTGGGGTGGTCCACGGCCGCTCGCCACGGCTTCGGCGCTTGAGGACCTGGCGGTCGCTCGGCACGCCGCCGGCCATCGATCGGACGTGTCGAGGCTGGTCGTGCAAGCCGAGGTGCTGTATGACAGCAGCAGGTCCCAGCGCGACACCAAGCGCGTTCGGAGTAGGCTGTCTGCGCTCGGCGTGCGGGGTAAACGCCGGGAGGACGCCGACCGCGCCCGGCAGGGCTGGGCGAGCCTGACACCGTCGGAGCTGCGCGTGATCCGGCTGGTCGCTCATGGCCTGACCAACCGCGAGGTCGCCGGCGAGTTGCGCCTCTCCCCGCATACGGTCGACAGCCATTTACGGCGTTGCTTCGCCAAACTCGGAGTGAGCAGCCGGGTTGACTTGACTCGGCACGTCCTGGCTCGCGAGGCGGGGCATCATGGGATCGCGTGA
- a CDS encoding AfsR/SARP family transcriptional regulator: MPRKSRQFAVLALLLLDVNKPVSSKRLVEAVWNGCPPTTAAEQIQTCVWRLRRSFARIGAQDGLIETTASGYALHLREDWVDTSMFDRHVSEAEIARTNGDNQAAISGFRQALRLFRGPVLAEVNSMIVQAAAATWEKRRLAVLEECIELELASGVAAGLVPELTVLVDENPLRERLRCQLMLALSADDRRAEALAAYREGRGLTVAKLGLEPGPRLQEVQRMILAGSPTSSAAAPLPQPPPVRPPGQLPADVTDFVGRSGYVAEVLGLLNVDVRGGVRICALLGRCGAGKTALAVHIAHQLRSRFPDGQLYADLGGSQRAHATVDDVLRGFLHALGYPDSWIPAARHERAAMYRSVLAERRVLVVLDDVADAAQVQQLLPGGPDAAVLVTSRTSVTELPGVSPVEVGVLPEGEAVELFTRIVGTDRCHAEPVSRNQIIRAAGYLPLSVRSAGARLAARPYLSLARFADRLRDPERRLDELAHGGLDVRDSLAPSVRRLPAEARNLWWRLSLLQGRDFPAWVAAVVGDVAPLLAEKLLDFLVDRRLVDVVGVDPAGMPRYRVDELFGLYARKRAQEELPESARARVLSRTAQCSAVGGTTMTKYLDLYEVYATDDEPAELVDESEDDQ; this comes from the coding sequence TTGCCCCGCAAGAGCCGACAGTTCGCCGTTCTCGCGTTGCTGCTGCTGGACGTGAACAAGCCTGTCTCGAGTAAGCGGCTGGTGGAGGCGGTGTGGAACGGATGCCCGCCGACGACCGCCGCCGAGCAGATCCAGACCTGCGTCTGGCGATTACGCAGGTCGTTCGCCCGGATCGGGGCACAGGATGGGTTGATCGAGACGACGGCGTCGGGCTATGCCCTCCACCTCCGCGAGGATTGGGTGGATACGAGTATGTTTGACCGGCACGTGAGCGAGGCCGAGATCGCGCGCACCAACGGCGACAACCAGGCGGCGATTTCCGGGTTCCGCCAAGCCTTACGCCTGTTCCGTGGCCCGGTGCTCGCCGAGGTCAACAGCATGATCGTGCAGGCCGCGGCCGCCACCTGGGAGAAGCGCAGGCTCGCCGTGCTCGAGGAGTGCATCGAGCTGGAGCTGGCTTCGGGAGTGGCTGCCGGGCTGGTCCCCGAGCTGACCGTGCTGGTCGACGAGAACCCGTTACGGGAACGGCTCCGTTGCCAGCTGATGCTGGCCCTTTCCGCGGACGACCGCCGCGCCGAGGCGCTGGCCGCCTACCGGGAAGGTCGCGGGTTGACGGTTGCCAAGCTGGGCCTGGAACCCGGGCCGAGGCTGCAGGAAGTGCAGCGCATGATCCTGGCGGGGAGTCCCACCTCGTCCGCTGCCGCGCCGCTGCCACAGCCACCGCCGGTGCGGCCGCCGGGCCAGCTGCCCGCGGACGTTACCGACTTCGTGGGCCGTTCGGGGTACGTCGCGGAGGTGCTGGGGCTGCTGAACGTGGATGTGCGCGGGGGAGTGCGGATCTGTGCGCTTCTCGGCCGGTGCGGTGCCGGTAAGACGGCGCTCGCCGTCCATATCGCCCATCAGCTCCGGAGCCGGTTCCCGGACGGCCAGCTCTACGCCGACCTCGGCGGTTCGCAACGTGCGCACGCCACCGTCGACGACGTGTTACGCGGATTCCTGCACGCACTCGGCTACCCGGACTCGTGGATTCCCGCTGCTCGGCACGAGCGGGCGGCGATGTACCGCAGCGTTCTCGCCGAGCGAAGGGTGCTCGTTGTCCTTGACGACGTTGCCGACGCCGCGCAGGTACAGCAGTTGTTGCCCGGCGGGCCGGACGCCGCGGTGCTCGTCACGAGCCGCACCAGCGTCACCGAGCTGCCGGGGGTCAGTCCGGTGGAGGTGGGCGTGTTGCCGGAGGGCGAGGCGGTCGAACTGTTCACCAGGATCGTCGGCACCGATCGCTGCCACGCCGAGCCGGTGTCAAGGAACCAGATCATCCGCGCGGCCGGATACCTGCCGCTGTCCGTCAGGTCGGCTGGTGCGCGGCTTGCCGCCCGGCCGTACCTTTCGCTCGCCCGTTTCGCCGACCGGCTGCGCGATCCGGAGCGGCGACTGGACGAACTCGCTCACGGCGGACTCGACGTGCGGGACAGCCTGGCGCCGAGCGTGCGCCGCTTGCCGGCTGAGGCGAGGAACCTGTGGTGGAGACTGAGCCTGCTTCAGGGGCGCGACTTCCCGGCATGGGTGGCGGCCGTCGTGGGTGACGTCGCGCCGCTGCTGGCGGAAAAGCTCCTCGACTTCCTGGTGGACCGCAGGCTGGTGGACGTCGTGGGAGTGGACCCCGCGGGAATGCCGCGCTACCGGGTGGACGAGCTCTTCGGCCTCTACGCCAGGAAGCGCGCACAAGAAGAACTACCGGAGTCGGCACGTGCCCGCGTGCTGAGCCGCACCGCGCAATGTTCGGCGGTGGGAGGGACCACCATGACGAAGTATCTGGACCTGTACGAGGTCTACGCCACCGATGACGAACCGGCCGAACTGGTTGACGAGTCCGAGGACGACCAATGA
- a CDS encoding IS3 family transposase, with protein sequence MSGSESDKDARIAELERRLREVERANEILKAASTFFRPGDEPPTATLTKFVDQHREEFSVEKMCEVVEFPVSTYYAAKKRENEPSTRAVRDQELVVHVRRVWSEQGRRLYGAKKVWNELRREGIDMARCTVERLMRDHGMAGVCAERRRPRTTIPGDPSERPRDPVERDFRAPAPNQLWVTDITYVELADGRFCYAAFVTDAFSRAIVGWHVSGNLKTELALDARSAWHARVTPRRPRSTSRLRHGWGAWCSPNGRPRTAPGRRSAARRWCAGAR encoded by the coding sequence GTGTCGGGTTCGGAATCGGATAAAGACGCTCGGATCGCTGAGTTGGAGCGGCGGCTTCGTGAGGTGGAACGGGCGAATGAGATTTTGAAGGCGGCCAGCACCTTTTTTCGCCCAGGAGATGAACCTCCGACCGCCACGTTGACGAAGTTCGTCGATCAGCATCGTGAGGAATTCTCGGTCGAGAAGATGTGCGAGGTTGTCGAGTTCCCGGTTTCAACCTACTACGCGGCGAAGAAACGGGAAAACGAACCGTCGACCCGTGCTGTCCGCGATCAGGAGCTTGTGGTGCACGTCCGACGTGTCTGGAGTGAACAAGGCCGCAGGCTGTACGGGGCGAAGAAGGTGTGGAACGAGTTGCGTCGGGAGGGTATCGACATGGCGCGCTGCACGGTCGAGCGGCTGATGCGCGACCACGGCATGGCCGGAGTGTGCGCCGAGCGCCGCCGGCCGCGCACCACGATCCCCGGCGACCCCAGCGAGCGGCCTCGTGACCCGGTGGAACGGGACTTCCGCGCACCGGCGCCGAACCAACTGTGGGTCACCGACATCACCTATGTCGAACTGGCCGACGGTCGGTTCTGCTACGCCGCGTTCGTCACCGACGCCTTCTCCCGCGCTATCGTCGGCTGGCACGTCTCCGGCAACCTCAAGACCGAACTCGCCCTCGACGCCAGGAGTGCGTGGCACGCGCGGGTCACACCGCGGCGGCCACGCTCCACCTCGCGCCTTCGGCACGGTTGGGGTGCGTGGTGCAGCCCCAATGGACGGCCACGTACCGCACCTGGCCGTCGATCAGCGGCTCGACGTTGGTGCGCTGGGGCACGGTGA